In Lampris incognitus isolate fLamInc1 chromosome 20, fLamInc1.hap2, whole genome shotgun sequence, one genomic interval encodes:
- the LOC130130385 gene encoding lysozyme C-like yields MKALLLLLLVAVASAKVFNRCEWARVLKRNGMDGYGGYSLANWVCLTQWESSYNTAATNSNRNGSTDYGIFQINSRYWCEDHKTPRSSNGCGIQCSELLTDNVSVAIRCAKRVIRDPNGITAWVNWSRHCANRDLSSYTAGCSL; encoded by the exons ATGAAggcgctcctgctcctgctcctggtgGCCGTGGCCTCCGCTAAAGTCTTTAACCGATGTGAATGGGCCAGAGTGCTGAAGAGGAACGGGATGGACGGATACGGCGGATACAGCCTGGCCAACT GGGTTTGCCTCACCCAGTGGGAGTCGAGCTACAACACCGCGGCCACCAACTCCAACAGGAACGGCTCCACAGACTACGGCATTTTCCAGATCAACAGCCGCTACTGGTGCGAGGACCACAAAACACCGCGGAGCTCCAACGGCTGTGGCATCCAGTGCAGCG AGCTGCTGACGGACAACGTCTCTGTCGCCATCCGCTGCGCGAAGCGTGTGATAAGGGATCCTAACGGCATCACGGCATG GGTGAACTGGAGTCGTCACTGTGCCAATCGGGACCTGAGCTCGTACACGGCCGGATGTTCACTTTAA
- the LOC130130552 gene encoding endothelin receptor type B-like, with product MVTSSTLESPHLTSAYSTLEEPLNTSCRTAPPSEMCSGTGPLARSMFLLLGTLFGLGLARGQNNFSSDPSLSDLLMSDLHPAFRSTDSPLSLRLEQGPDARLENRERESGVGQETSSGVLSSAEDGAKKPELKLTGKSRHKHGKKNHSRLVPSTSLASNVSQAGCGMHLQAPPGCLQETSIKMAFKYINTVLSCVIFAVGIVGNATLLRIIYQNKNMRNGPNALIASLALGDLIYIAIDIPINVYKLLAMQWPFGDSPLGLFLCKLVPFLQKASVGITVLSLCALSVDRYRAVASWSRVQGTRVPMVTAVEIVLIWLLSVVLAVPEAVGFNLVTFDYRNVTMTTCMLQPCSPFMIFYRDAKDWWLFGFYFCVPLTCSAVFYGLMTCEMLRHRRGSLRIALSEHLKQRREVAKAVFCLVLIFALCWFPLHLSRLLKSTIYKSHDARRCGFLNFLLVLDYLGMNLATINSCINPIILYFVSKKFKNCFKSCLCCWCYSDSLSNSILPLHPGTSLHLKHTDH from the exons ATGGTAACCTCCTCCACCTTGGAATCACCTCACCTGACCTCGGCCTATTCAACCCTAGAGGAACCTTTAAATACGAGTTGTAGAACCGCACCGCCGTCTGAAATGTGTTCTGGCACGGGTCCCTTGGCTCGGTCCATGTTCCTTCTGCTGGGCACGCTATTTGGTCTGGGTTTGGCCCGGGGCCAGAACAACTTCTCATCCGACCCGTCTCTATCCGACCTGCTGATGTCAGACCTCCATCCAGCCTTCCGGAGTACCGATTCCCCCCTGAGCCTGAGGCTGGAGCAGGGGCCAGATGCCCGCCTcgaaaacagagaaagagagtccGGTGTCGGGCAGGAGACCAGCAGCGGCGTCCTTTCCTCCGCAGAAGACGGAGCCAAAAAACCCGAACTCAAACTCACTGGCAAGTCGAGACATAAGCATGGAAAGAAGAACCATTCCCGCTTAGTTCCCTCCACCTCCCTGGCCTCAAACGTTTCCCAGGCTGGCTGTGGCATGCATCTGCAGGCGCCTCCTGGCTGCCTGCAGGAAACATCCATCAAAATGGCCTTCAAGTACATCAACACCGTGCTGTCGTGCGTGATCTTTGCCGTGGGGATCGTGGGAAACGCCACCTTGCTGAGGATCATCTACCAGAACAAGAACATGAGGAACGGACCCAACGCACTGATCGCCAGCCTGGCGCTGGGAGACCTCATATATATCGCCATCGACATCCCCATCAACGTCTACAAG ctcCTGGCTATGCAGTGGCCATTTGGTGACAGCCCACTAGGTCTGTTTCTCTGTAAGCTAGTGCCGTTCCTGCAGAAGGCCTCAGTAGGAATCACTGTCCTCAGCTTGTGTGCGCTCAGTGTggacag GTACCGCGCGGTGGCGTCCTGGTCGCGGGTGCAGGGGACCAGGGTTCCCATGGTAACGGCGGTGGAGATCGTGCTGATCTGgctgctgtctgtggtgctggcGGTGCCCGAGGCCGTGGGCTTCAACCTGGTCACCTTCGACTACAGGAACGTCACCATGACAACCTGCAtgctgcagccctgcagcccctTCATGATT TTCTACCGTGATGCTAAGGACTGGTGGCTGTTTGGGTTTTACTTCTGTGTGCCGCTCACGTGTTCCGCCGTCTTCTACGGGCTGATGACGTGTGAGATGCTCCGCCATCGCAGAGGAAGTCTGAGGATCGCCCTGAGTGAACACCTCAAAcag cggcgTGAGGTAGCGAAGGCTGTGTTCTGTCTGGTCCTCATATTTGCTCTGTGCTGGTTTCCTCTTCATCTGAGCCGTCTGCTCAAAAGCACTATCTACAAATCCCATGATGCACGGCGCTGTGGTTTCTTAAA TTTCCTGTTGGTGCTGGACTACCTGGGCATGAACCTGGCCACCATCAACTCCTGCATCAATCCCATAATCCTCTACTTCGTCTCGAAGAAGTTCAAAAACTGCTTCAAG tcctgtttgtgttgttggtgttatTCGGACTCTCTCTCTAACAGTATTCTGCCTCTCCACCCGGGGACCAGCCTGCACCTCAAGCACACTGACCACTGA